DNA sequence from the Glycine soja cultivar W05 chromosome 18, ASM419377v2, whole genome shotgun sequence genome:
TTTGTGTCTGTTGCTTGGCCTATAGGCCCTTCAGTcagctaaaaataataatttaaagattGTGACTTATAAGTAATTCAATACTCACTCCATAACCTTCATAAACAactcattaaagaaaaaatattcactttttttataaaccccaataaaattcattaataaaattgtaGTATTGTAAACCAAACAAATTCatgaataaaattttagtaCAAAAGGTACTCAAAGAAATGCAACCACCATCAGATTTAGACCATAACGCAAAGATCCAACAAAGATAACTCATGATGACCATGTTTGCAAAAGATTCTCCGTAAGCAtttataagaagaagaaaaaatgaaatgatattttttcataagttaaaCTATAACTATAAGGATGCTAGAAGATTATTAACCCAGTTAGCATATAGctgtaaaaaaaagtcattttgcCTTGTTATAAAACCACAGCCACGGTTGAACTTCAATTCATGCTTGTACCTCTAAAAAGGCCAAATTGTTGCAAACCAAATAACATGTCACTAGAACTTTTTTATCTCCTTAACACCAATATCAATTCAACAATTGTGTGAAGTGCCATTATGCACAACTAGCAGACAATCCAAAATTGAGACGTCACTTTacttaatttcaaataaaatgtgCTTAGTTTAGTGTCTTCCAACTCTGCTTGCATTGGCACTCCTTGCAGCCACCATCGTGTGAACTCAGAATATATACCTCTATgcatattttatacatattctGCATTTGAACAACTTATTTTTCCAATTCATTAGACCCAAATGAAGTGATTTGTACAGCTGTGTTGATTTCATTAAAGAATGAGGGAGTTGATAGTGTTACTTTTAGGTCAAAATCATCCAGTCCATATATTTCTTTCAGGTCAATTTTTGCATCAGCGGAGACTATTGAATTCATATGATCATTTGTGTAATTTGAAGTTAACGTTCTCAGGGATATCGATAAATTGGAATTTGAAACTAGATACccacaaatgaatttaatttcacTAGACTTATGGGTGACTTAATGATTACATTTGCTATAAAATGAAATCAACTTATGAAAATGCCCGAGATTAACTtgagcatatatatataaaaatctaCAATTGAATCAACCAGGCATGTAGCAATGTCAAGGGAAAACAAATCCAATAAAATGATCCACTCTTCTTCACTTGTTCACTGCATCCTTCACACCATCAGCAGCTCCTTGTGCCTTGGCCTTCAACTGTTGACCAGTctacacaaaataaaataaacatcttAGTTTTTTGGTCCATTTTATGCACAAAACTCAAATATAAATGATGTTCACAAAGATGCTAGCATTAGTACACTCTTAATAACAATCTAATAATGTTTCAAAAAGGATACATGTTcacacaaataaaatttatagaaCCTCTTGCATGGAGTCTTTTGCTGACTGAGCAGTATTAGAAGCTTTGTCCATCATGTTGCTGGCCTTTTCCTGTAAGCATCTACAATTGTAAGCACTACAACAATATCAACAAGTAATACAAAATCTTGTCTCATTAGATGAGGTACACGAATCACACAGTATCATTTGATTTGGTTAAAGaccaaaagttaaaaaagaTTGTCAAATCAAGATTGATCACACTTAAGAgacaaaaagaggcaaaataagaGAAAGGAAACCTGAGTTTGGCCCTTGGTCACTCCAGCGTTGTAGCTTGCCTTCTGAGAATCCATATCTTACTTTTCTGAAGTGTAACTGAATTGAACTAATGATGTCAATTATGTTTGAGATGCAGATTACTTTCCAAAATCTGTTTAGATTTATTTAGCTTCTCAAACCCTTGCATTGCCCAACACGTGTTTTCCT
Encoded proteins:
- the LOC114394482 gene encoding late embryogenesis abundant protein 2-like, encoding MDSQKASYNAGVTKGQTQEKASNMMDKASNTAQSAKDSMQETGQQLKAKAQGAADGVKDAVNK